The following proteins come from a genomic window of Triticum aestivum cultivar Chinese Spring chromosome 6A, IWGSC CS RefSeq v2.1, whole genome shotgun sequence:
- the LOC123128308 gene encoding probable peroxygenase 5: MDARPRRASSSPAAATAAAALSLLLLFPMFLGGQASGYGDDSGAGGMTALQKHAAFFDRDKDGVVTFSETYAAFRALGFGFASSTLSATFINGVLGPQTRPENDTARMSIYIENIHKGIHGSDSGAYDSQGRFVPDKFDAAFAKHGKTVPDALTSAEVDELIAANRQPSDYAGWAGASAEWKLLYSIGKDEDGLLRKDAARGVYDGSLFARVVQERRASSLEETQA, from the exons ATGGACGCAAGACCGCGACGGGCGTCGTCCtccccggcggcggcgacggcggcggcggccttgtCCCTGCTGCTCCTGTTCCCCATGTTCCTAG GGGGCCAGGCGTCGGGGTACGGCGACGATTCGGGCGCCGGCGGCATGACGGCGCTGCAGAAGCACGCGGCCTTCTTCGACCGCGACAAGGACGGCGTCGTCACCTTCTCCGAGACGTACGCAG CGTTTCGGGCCCTCGGATTTGGATTTGCTTCGTCCACCTTGAGTGCCACCTTCATCAATGGCGTCCTTGGCCCCCAGACCAGACCG GAAAATGACACGGCGCGCATGTCCATCTACATCGAGAACATCCACAAGGGCATCCACGGGAGCGACTCAGGCGCGTATGACTCCCAAGGAAG GTTCGTTCCGGACAAGTTCGATGCGGCCTTCGCCAAGCACGGCAAGACGGTGCCGGACGCCCTGACGTCCGCGGAGGTGGACGAGCTGATCGCCGCGAACCGGCAGCCCAGCGACTACGCGGGATG GGCGGGCGCATCGGCGGAGTGGAAGCTGCTGTACAGCATCGGCAAGGACGAGGACGGGCTCCTCCGCAAGGACGCCGCCAGGGGCGTCTACGACGGCAGCCTCTTCGCCAGGGTGGTGCAGGAGCGGAGGGCATCCTCGCTAGAAGAAACCCAGGCATGA